ACCTGCTCCTGATCCCGGACGACCAGGAGCCGGGCCTCGGAGTAGGTCACGCGGTGCTGGATCTCCTCGGGAAGGCAGTCGGCGTACACCCCGGTCGCCACGCCGCCGGCCGCGATGGCCCCGAACTCGGCGATGACCCACTCGGGCTTATTGTCCCCGAGGACGGCGAGGTTGTCGCCGGGCTGGAATCCCAGGGTCCGGATCCCGCGGGCGAAGGCCGCCACCGCGTCCCGGAACTCGGCCCAGCTGGTGGGACGCCAGATCCCGAAGCGCTTCTCGCGAAGCGCGACCTCTGCGGGCATCGCTTCCGCGTTCCTGACGATGAGTCCGATCAAGGTCGTGTCGAGCATCGTGTCACCCCTGGGCCGCGGCGGTGGCCCGCCCCCCCTGCCGTCCCAGGTAGGCCTCGATGACCTGCCCGTCGCGCTGGACCACATGCGGGGTGCCCTCGGCGATCTTGGTCCCGAAGTTGAGCACGCAGACCCGATGGGAGAGGTCCATCACCGCGGCCAGGTCGTGCTCGATCCAGGCGATGCCTCCTTCTCCTCCACGGCCATGCCGGCCATGATCTCGTCGAGCAGGAGAAGCTTGGGCCTGGTGGCCAGGGCGCGGGCCATGTCCACGCGCTTGCGGACCCCCAGGGGCAGCGTGGCCACCGGGTGGTGCCGGAAGCTCGACAGCCCCATGAAGTCGAGAACCTCCTCCTCGATCTCCGCCCGGTGCCGGAGCTCCTCGCGCAGGAAATGGGGCAGGCGAAGGAAGCTCCCCACGAGCGAGAACTTCATGGCCGCATGCCGCCCCAGCTTGACGTTGTCCAGCACCGTCATCCCGTGGAAGAGCTCGACCTTCTGGAAGGTCCGGGCGATGCCCAGCGCGGCGATGTCATGGGGCTTGAGGGCGCCGATGTCCCGGCCCTCGAACCGGATCCGGCCCTTCTGGGGCCGGTAGTGGACATTGACGCAGTTGAGCAGGCTCGTCTTGCCCGCGCCGTTGGGCCCGATGATGGAGAGGATCTCGCCCCGGCGGATCCCCAGGCTCACCCCGTTGAGGACCTTGACCCCCACGAAGGAGAGGTGGATGTCCTCGAGCTCCAGGAGGAGGTCCGGCGCGGCGGCGCTCAGAGCCACCGCTTCCTCCGCTTGTAGCGCTTGGCGTCCCGGTAGCTCTTGCGCTCGCCCTCGCCCGAGCCGAGGTAGAACTCGCGGACGTCCTCGTTGGCCAGGAGCTCCTGGGCCGAGCCCTCGAGGACCACGCGCCCGGTCTCCATGACGTAGCCGCGGGTGCCGATGCCGAGCGCGGCATGGGCGTTCTGCTCCACGAGGACCACGGTGAGCCCACCCTGGTGCAGGCGATGGATGATCTCGAAGAGCTCCTCGACGATCCGCGGCGCGAGTCCCAGCGAGGGCTCGTCGAGCAGCAGGATCCGCGGCCGGGTCATGAGGGCCATCGCGATGGCGAGCATCTGCTGCTCGCCCCCCGAGAGGTACCCCGCGGTCCGGTTCCCCAGCCGGCGGAGCACGGGGAAGTGGTCGAGGACCTGCTCCATGTCGGCCTTGACCCCGCCGTCCCAGCGGCAGTAGGCCGCGGCCTTCAGGTTCTCCTCGATGGTGAGGTACCAGAAGACGGGCCTGTCCTCCATGACGTAGGTGAGCCGGTGTCGGCGCATCACCCCCGTGGCGTCCATGCCCTTCACCGACGCCCCCTCCACCTTGATGTCGCCGTCGATGATGTCGCCGTCGTAGAAGTCGAGCATGCCCGAGATGGCGCGGAGCAGCGTGGTCTTGCCCGCCCCGTTGGCGCCGATGATGATGAGGTTCTCCCCCTGGTTCACGGTGAGCGAGATCCCGTTCAGCACCGAGATCACATCCTGATAGACGACGCGGAGGTTCTCCACCGCGAGCATGGGATCACACCCGCTCGATCCTGACCGTCCCGAACAGGCCATAGGGGCGGACGATCAAGACGGCGAGGAGCAGGATGTAGGGAGCCAGCTCCTTGAACCCGATGAGCCCCCGGGGCTCCACGTAGGCACCCACGAGCGCCTCGCACACGCCGACGATGATCCCGCCGACCAGCGCCCCGCCGATGCTGTCCATCCCGCCGATCAGCACCACCGGGATGGCCCGGAGCCCGACGATCCCGGTGACGTAGGACAGGCTCCCGAAGTTGGAGATCACGATGCCCGAGATGGCGATGCACACCGCGCTCACCACCCAGACCAGGAACAGGATGAACCCGGCGTTGATCCCGAAGGCCAGCGCCTTGGCCTGGCTCTCCGAGGTGGCGCGGACGGCCACGCCCCACCGGGTGCGGAACAGGAACAGGAGCACCAGGCCGAAGGTGCCGAGCGAGAGGATCCCGGCCCACAGGGACTCGGAGAGGAAGAGCACGTCCCCGATCTCCACCGTGATGTTGGGCAGCCGGAGCTCGAAAGGATAGGCGTGGGCCCCGAAGATGAGCTGGACGAGGGCGCGGAGCACGCTGGCGAGCCCCAGCGTGACGATGGTCATGGAGATCGCGCTGCGCCCGAGCAGCGGGTTGATGGTCAGCCGCTCGATCAGCCCGCCCGCCGCCCCGGCCGCGAGGAGCGCCAGCGGCAGGGCGACGAGAATCGGCAGCCGCAGGTCGGAGTGGAAGACCAGGAACAGGAAGGCCCCCACCACGAGGAACTCGCCCACGGCGAAGTTGAAGGCCTCCGAGGCCCGGAAGACGATGACCACGCCCAGGCCCAGCAGGGCGTAGACCATCCCCACCAGGATGCCCGACCCCAGCACCTGCACGAGATCCATCATGGCGCGGTCCTCGGCCCCCCGCCCCGCCCCGGCCCCCCCGCCCCGCGCCCTACCACTTCATCTTGTCGGTGTCCATCCAGTCGGTGAGGGGGTGGAACGTCCCCTTCGGGACCCGCTTGCCGCCGACCTCCACCATCTTGGATTCGGCCTTGAAGATCCGGACCATGGGGATCGTGTGGGACTGGTAGGAGAACGTCTTCCCGTCGAAGAGCCCGTGGAAGTCCCAGACCATGGTGTCCAGCGCCTTCTTGACCCCGGCCCGGGTGAGGGCACCTGCCTTGTCCGCCCGGCTGAGCGCCTCGTGGATGATCAGCGCGTAGGTGAGCCCCTCGGAGTAGAGGAACATGTCCCTGATCTTCCCGCCGGGGGCGTAGTCGCCGGGCCGGTTCTTCTTGGCGAAGTCGTGGGCCATCTTGACCACCTTGTTGGTCATGGGCGTCTCCGCGCGCGGCACCCCGTCCATGATCGGACGGCACGCGGCCCCGATGTAGCCGTTGTACTCCTCGGGGAAGATCTGCATGGGCAACACGCCCGTGGTGTAGTGGCTCCCCATGATGATCGCCTCCGGCAGGTACTTGCGGACCGTCTTGAAGAAGATCGCCGTGTAGTTCGCGGCCCCGGAGAAGCCGTGGAAGAGGATGTACTCGGCCTTGGCCTTGCGCAGCGCCGTGGCCTGGGTCGTGGCGTCGGTGGCGGTGTAGGGGTACTCGATCTCGGCCACCACGTCGAGCCCGAGCTTCTTGGCGTAGGCGATGCCCTCGGGGGTGCCGTCACGCCCCCACGCGGTGGGGCTGTACACGAACCCGACCCGCGCGCGCTCCTTCCCCTTGTGGTTCTCCTTGACCCACTTCATGAGGACCTTGATCTGGTCGCCGTAGGTCGCGCCCAGCGAGTAGTAGTACGGGTACTTGGCCGGCCCGCCCTCGGCGCCGAAGATCTCGGTGGAGTACGAGCCGTCGAGCCACGGGATCTTCTCCTCGACGTTCACCTTCTGGATCAGGGGCTTGAGGCCGCCGGTGATGTAGCCGGTGGCCATGAGCAGCTCGTCCTTCGCGTGCTCCGCGGCGTAGCGGTTGAAGTTGGCGACCTCCACGGTCGGGTCGTACCTGAAGTCCTCCAGGAAAAAGGTGATGGGCTTGCCGTTGACGCCCTTGAGCTCCTCCTTGATGTACCGGGTGCCGTCGATGAAGCCCATGCCGAACTCCGGGAGACTGCCGACCGGGCCGCTCATGGGGAACTGGGAGAGGGTCTTGATGTCCCTGGCCGCGGCCAGGCTGCCCGCCGCCAGAACCAGGATCGCCGTGAGACTCACGCACAGCAGGGCTCGCCTCTTCATGGCTGCTCCTCCTCGTTGCGGGATGGTGGATCGGCCGCGCTGGGCTCCTCCGCGCCCTCAGGCCGTGCCGTGCTCGTCCTTCACCTTCTGCCTGTCGATGGCGCCGGCGGACGTCCTCGGCAAGGCAGCGACGAAGGCCACGTGTCTGGGCTTCTTGAAGCGCGCGATGCGGCCCCCGACGAACTCGATCACCTCCGCGGCCGTCACCTGCTGGCCGGGCCGGCAGACGCACACCGCCTTGACCGCCTCGCCCCACTGCGCGTCGGGGACGCCGATGACCACGGCCTCCATGACGGCCGGGTGCTCGACGATCACCCTCTCGACCTCCGCCGGGTAGACGTTCTCGCCGCCCGGCTTGATGAGCTCCTTGGCGGGCGACCGGCCGGCGTACCAGAGGCACCCGGTCTCGTCGAAGCGCCCCAGATCGCCCGTGTGGTGCCAGCCGTTGCGAAACGTCAGCGCCGTGTCGGCCGCGCAGTTCCAGTAGCCCTTGAAGACCATCGGGCCGCGCACGACGATCTCCCCCGTCTGGCCCACCGGCAGGGGGGTGTCACAGTCGTCCACGAGCGACACGGCATTGAGGAATGTCGGCCAGCCGGCCGATCCGGGGCAGTCCCGGAACGCGCACATGGTCACGAACCCCGACACCTCGGATTGCCCGTAGCCCACCCAGAACCTCGCCCCGGGGCAGAGCGCCTCGAGCCGGGCGATGGTGTCCGGGGCATCGAGCCCCGCCACCGCGCGCAGGCTCGACAGGTCATGGCCCCCCTTCTCCGCGTGCTCCAGCAGCGTGCCGAGCATCGGAGGGAATTCCCCGAAGACGGTGACCCTGTCCTGCTGGATGTGCCGGAGCGCCGCCTCCGGGTCGAACCTGGGCAGCACCACCGTGGCGCCCCCCGCCTGCTGCACTGCCAGGAACAGCCCCCCGCCAGTGATGTGGAACAGCGGCAGCATCCCGAGGTTGACGTCGGCCGGCCCGAGATTCCAGTAATGCAGCAGCTGCGCGCTGGCGGCGAGGAGACCCCCGTGCGAGAGGAGCGCGCCGCGGGGCCGCCCGCCCACCGCGGCCGTGTGGATCATGAGGATGCCGCTGTCGGCGCTGACCTCCGCCGCCGGCGCCGGCGCCCCTGCCCCCAGGAGGTCGGCGAAGGGGGCGAAGGGGCCCGAAGGCTGGCCCAGGGCGTAGTAACGCTCGGCGAAGGGGAAGGCGGCCTGCGCGGCAGCAATCCCGGCCTGGTACTCGGCCCCTGCGACGATGATTCTCGGCGCGGCATCGCCGAGGACATAGGTGATCTCATCGGCGCTGAGCCGCCAGTTGATCGGCACGAGGATGGCCCCGAGCCGCGCCACAGCGCCGTAGAGGTCCAGGAACTCCAGGCTGTTCTGCGCCAGGACGGCGATGCGGTCGCCCGGCAACATCCCCGCCGCCGCCAGGCCTCCCGCCAGGCGCTCGACGCGGACCAGGTACTCGCCATGCGTGACCCGCTGCCCCTCCTGGATCAGGGCCGTCCGGTCCCGGAACAGCCGGGCGTTGCGGGCGATGACGTCGAACAGCGTGTAGTCACGGAGACCCATGAGTCATAGTCCTTCTTGACGACATCGCCCACGAGGCAGCAGGTGCAGGCCGACCACGCGTATCACAGGAGCCCCCGGCTCGACAATGAGCCAATCGACACCACGGGATAGCATTCGGAAGGGCGCGCGGTCCGCCGGCCATCCCGCGAGCGCACGGGGGCGGGGGAATCCAGCGGCAAGGAAGTACCACGACGGGCGGTGAGTCTGCTATGCTCCCGTGCGCGCCGTCGGGCAGGACGGCCGGCTGCGCGTCCGATCACGCACTCGATCGCGGGAGGGTGGCCAATGGGCGACGTGGACCTGAAGACGGTCCAGAAGAAGGTGACCGCCGGCGCCTCGCACCGGAAGATGCTCGCCGCCGCCGAGGCCGGACAGCCCATCTGCGTGGCGAGCGCGGGGATTCCCCACGAGGTCATGCACACCATGGGCGTGTACCCCATCTACCCCGAGAGCCTGGCCGCCATCTCCTCGGGCATCGGCAAGGCGGAGCCGTTCTTCGACGAGGCCAGGACCCGCGGGCTGTCCAATGCCATCTGCTCCTACACGCGCTCGGGGCTCGGCATCTGCTGGACCGGCCAGACGGCCTTCGGTCCCATCCCGCGGCCGACCCTCGCGGTGACAGACGTGAACATGTGCTGCCTGCACGCCACGTGGTGGAGCTACCTCGAGGACCACTTCACGCTGCCCACGTTCTACATGGACATGCCCGTCACCGACGATCCCGGCGCCCCCGAGTACATCGACTACTACGAGAGCCAGATCCGGGACATGGTGGCCTTCGTCGAGCGCACCACCGCCTGCCGCCTCGACACGGACCGGCTCCGGGAGGCGCTGGCGGACTCCGACCGCGCCGGCCACTACTGGAAGAAGATGATGGAGCTCAGGCGACACCGCCCCTCGCCCATGAGCTTCAGAGCGCTGGCCGGCCAGATCCTGCCGATGGTCATCGCGCTGGGGGAGCGGGACACGGCGGACTTCTACGAGGCGCTCTATCACCAGTACGCGGCAGACGTGCAGGAAGGCAAGACCCCCGCGCAGGGGGGCGAGAAGTACCGCCTGATCTTGAACGGCATCCCCATCTGGCATCACCTGCAGCTCATCAATTACTTCGAGGAGAAGGGCGCCAACTTCGTCTGGGAGCCCTACACCTCGCTCAACTGGGGCAACAAGACCAGCACGGGCCGGCTGGATCTCGACCGCCCCTTCCACACGCTGGCCGAGAAGTACACGAACGTCTACACCAACAAGCCGATCTTGACGCGCTTCGAGTACTTCGACCAGGCCATCAGGGACTACGCGGTCGACGGGGTCATCATGTTCTCGAACCGGAGCTGCCGGCCCCAGTCCATCGGCCAGCAGGAGCTGATCCAGCTCATCCAGGAGCGCCACGGGCTGCCCGTCCTGATCTTCGAGGGCGACCAGGCGGACCCCGAGGGGTTCAGCTGGGCGGATGCCCGGATGCGCGTGGACGGGTTCATCGAGATCCTCGAGGGGCGCCGCGGGCAGGGAGGATCGGCGTGATCGCCCGCTTCAGGGAGCTGTTCGAGCAGCGACACGCCCGGGCGCGAGCGCTCAAGCGGCAGGGGCGGAAGGTCGTCGCCTCCTTCTACGGGCTGACCCCGAAGGAGCTGGTGCACGCGGCGGGGATGGTCCCCGTCCAGCTCGTCGAGGACCGCGACTCGCGCTACGAGGCCAAGGGCGAACTCCTGCCCTATCTCTGCGGCATGAGCCGG
This is a stretch of genomic DNA from Candidatus Rokuibacteriota bacterium. It encodes these proteins:
- a CDS encoding ABC transporter substrate-binding protein; translated protein: MKRRALLCVSLTAILVLAAGSLAAARDIKTLSQFPMSGPVGSLPEFGMGFIDGTRYIKEELKGVNGKPITFFLEDFRYDPTVEVANFNRYAAEHAKDELLMATGYITGGLKPLIQKVNVEEKIPWLDGSYSTEIFGAEGGPAKYPYYYSLGATYGDQIKVLMKWVKENHKGKERARVGFVYSPTAWGRDGTPEGIAYAKKLGLDVVAEIEYPYTATDATTQATALRKAKAEYILFHGFSGAANYTAIFFKTVRKYLPEAIIMGSHYTTGVLPMQIFPEEYNGYIGAACRPIMDGVPRAETPMTNKVVKMAHDFAKKNRPGDYAPGGKIRDMFLYSEGLTYALIIHEALSRADKAGALTRAGVKKALDTMVWDFHGLFDGKTFSYQSHTIPMVRIFKAESKMVEVGGKRVPKGTFHPLTDWMDTDKMKW
- a CDS encoding ABC transporter ATP-binding protein; translation: MLAVENLRVVYQDVISVLNGISLTVNQGENLIIIGANGAGKTTLLRAISGMLDFYDGDIIDGDIKVEGASVKGMDATGVMRRHRLTYVMEDRPVFWYLTIEENLKAAAYCRWDGGVKADMEQVLDHFPVLRRLGNRTAGYLSGGEQQMLAIAMALMTRPRILLLDEPSLGLAPRIVEELFEIIHRLHQGGLTVVLVEQNAHAALGIGTRGYVMETGRVVLEGSAQELLANEDVREFYLGSGEGERKSYRDAKRYKRRKRWL
- a CDS encoding AMP-binding protein; the protein is MGLRDYTLFDVIARNARLFRDRTALIQEGQRVTHGEYLVRVERLAGGLAAAGMLPGDRIAVLAQNSLEFLDLYGAVARLGAILVPINWRLSADEITYVLGDAAPRIIVAGAEYQAGIAAAQAAFPFAERYYALGQPSGPFAPFADLLGAGAPAPAAEVSADSGILMIHTAAVGGRPRGALLSHGGLLAASAQLLHYWNLGPADVNLGMLPLFHITGGGLFLAVQQAGGATVVLPRFDPEAALRHIQQDRVTVFGEFPPMLGTLLEHAEKGGHDLSSLRAVAGLDAPDTIARLEALCPGARFWVGYGQSEVSGFVTMCAFRDCPGSAGWPTFLNAVSLVDDCDTPLPVGQTGEIVVRGPMVFKGYWNCAADTALTFRNGWHHTGDLGRFDETGCLWYAGRSPAKELIKPGGENVYPAEVERVIVEHPAVMEAVVIGVPDAQWGEAVKAVCVCRPGQQVTAAEVIEFVGGRIARFKKPRHVAFVAALPRTSAGAIDRQKVKDEHGTA
- a CDS encoding 2-hydroxyacyl-CoA dehydratase yields the protein MGDVDLKTVQKKVTAGASHRKMLAAAEAGQPICVASAGIPHEVMHTMGVYPIYPESLAAISSGIGKAEPFFDEARTRGLSNAICSYTRSGLGICWTGQTAFGPIPRPTLAVTDVNMCCLHATWWSYLEDHFTLPTFYMDMPVTDDPGAPEYIDYYESQIRDMVAFVERTTACRLDTDRLREALADSDRAGHYWKKMMELRRHRPSPMSFRALAGQILPMVIALGERDTADFYEALYHQYAADVQEGKTPAQGGEKYRLILNGIPIWHHLQLINYFEEKGANFVWEPYTSLNWGNKTSTGRLDLDRPFHTLAEKYTNVYTNKPILTRFEYFDQAIRDYAVDGVIMFSNRSCRPQSIGQQELIQLIQERHGLPVLIFEGDQADPEGFSWADARMRVDGFIEILEGRRGQGGSA
- a CDS encoding AMP-binding protein: MLDTTLIGLIVRNAEAMPAEVALREKRFGIWRPTSWAEFRDAVAAFARGIRTLGFQPGDNLAVLGDNKPEWVIAEFGAIAAGGVATGVYADCLPEEIQHRVTYSEARLLVVRDQEQV
- a CDS encoding branched-chain amino acid ABC transporter permease, which gives rise to MMDLVQVLGSGILVGMVYALLGLGVVIVFRASEAFNFAVGEFLVVGAFLFLVFHSDLRLPILVALPLALLAAGAAGGLIERLTINPLLGRSAISMTIVTLGLASVLRALVQLIFGAHAYPFELRLPNITVEIGDVLFLSESLWAGILSLGTFGLVLLFLFRTRWGVAVRATSESQAKALAFGINAGFILFLVWVVSAVCIAISGIVISNFGSLSYVTGIVGLRAIPVVLIGGMDSIGGALVGGIIVGVCEALVGAYVEPRGLIGFKELAPYILLLAVLIVRPYGLFGTVRIERV